The following proteins come from a genomic window of Sorghum bicolor cultivar BTx623 chromosome 3, Sorghum_bicolor_NCBIv3, whole genome shotgun sequence:
- the LOC8082180 gene encoding protein MARD1 isoform X1, with product MANDSSALQASSESIAQKMGFFRVPDLLVKLSAKCLSELDVVRSPTSPLDLKFFTGLGNKSPRSSSLDASQNQKILLGDRVGLGLVDALTDENPVPLGGRKVLLGSEMRITDNMSRKNSSTAPGQAGEVEQKDDNMSDGLMGSVMSLDDIVNSEDYTCVVSRGPNPRTTHIFGDLVLEFQAEQLMPVESKGDQSMSLHVKEGAMSFCCFCSEKLKEGKDIYIYQGDKSFCSMECRENFMVDEMEEGEPIIYHPASPRSPPSDGGRIFQLIR from the exons ATGGCAAATGATTCCTCAGCTCTGCAGGCTTCCTCTGAATCGATTGCGCAAAAGATGGGGTTCTTCAGAGTCCCTGACCTTCTTGTCAAACTGAGTGCCAAATGTTTGAGTGAACTGGATGTGGTTCGCAGTCCAACATCACCCCTAGACCTCAAGTTTTTCACTGGACTTGGCAACAAATCACCCAGATCATCCTCCCTTGATGCCAGCCAGAACCAGAAGATCTTGCTTGGTGACAGGGTTGGGCTTGGACTTGTGGACGCCCTCACTGATGAGAACCCCGTACCCCTGGGTGGTAGAAAGGTTCTTCTTGGATCTGAGATGAGGATTACTGATAACATGTCTCGCAAGAACAGCTCCACTGCTCCTGGTCAAGCTGGGGAAGTTGAGCAGAAGGATGATAACATGTCTGATGGTCTGATGGGTAGTGTCATGTCCCTTGATGATATCGTCAATTCAGAGGATTACACTTGTGTTGTCTCCCGTGGCCCTAATCCTAGGACTACCCACATTTTTGGAGATCTTGTTCTTGAGTTTCAAGCTGAGCAGCTGATGCCTGTTGAGAGTAAGGGCGATCAGAGTATGTCTCTTCATGTGAAAGAGGGTGCAATGAgcttctgttgcttttgcagtgaGAAGCTCAAAGAGGGGAAAGACATCTACATCTATCA GGGTGACAAATCCTTTTGCAGCATGGAGTGCAGGGAAAATTTCATGGTGGATgagatggaagaaggtgaaccCATCATATATCATCCTGCATCTCCTAGAAGCCCACCTTCTGATGGTGGTCGGATTTTCCAACTGATCCGTTGA
- the LOC8082180 gene encoding protein MARD1 isoform X2: MANDSSALQASSESIAQKMGFFRVPDLLVKLSAKCLSELDVVRSPTSPLDLKFFTGLGNKSPRSSSLDASQNQKILLGDRVGLGLVDALTDENPVPLGGRKVLLGSEMRITDNMSRKNSSTAPGQAGEVEQKDDNMSDGLMGSVMSLDDIVNSEDYTCVVSRGPNPRTTHIFGDLVLEFQAEQLMPVESKGDQSMSLHVKEGAMSFCCFCSEKLKEGKDIYIYHMECRENFMVDEMEEGEPIIYHPASPRSPPSDGGRIFQLIR, encoded by the exons ATGGCAAATGATTCCTCAGCTCTGCAGGCTTCCTCTGAATCGATTGCGCAAAAGATGGGGTTCTTCAGAGTCCCTGACCTTCTTGTCAAACTGAGTGCCAAATGTTTGAGTGAACTGGATGTGGTTCGCAGTCCAACATCACCCCTAGACCTCAAGTTTTTCACTGGACTTGGCAACAAATCACCCAGATCATCCTCCCTTGATGCCAGCCAGAACCAGAAGATCTTGCTTGGTGACAGGGTTGGGCTTGGACTTGTGGACGCCCTCACTGATGAGAACCCCGTACCCCTGGGTGGTAGAAAGGTTCTTCTTGGATCTGAGATGAGGATTACTGATAACATGTCTCGCAAGAACAGCTCCACTGCTCCTGGTCAAGCTGGGGAAGTTGAGCAGAAGGATGATAACATGTCTGATGGTCTGATGGGTAGTGTCATGTCCCTTGATGATATCGTCAATTCAGAGGATTACACTTGTGTTGTCTCCCGTGGCCCTAATCCTAGGACTACCCACATTTTTGGAGATCTTGTTCTTGAGTTTCAAGCTGAGCAGCTGATGCCTGTTGAGAGTAAGGGCGATCAGAGTATGTCTCTTCATGTGAAAGAGGGTGCAATGAgcttctgttgcttttgcagtgaGAAGCTCAAAGAGGGGAAAGACATCTACATCTATCA CATGGAGTGCAGGGAAAATTTCATGGTGGATgagatggaagaaggtgaaccCATCATATATCATCCTGCATCTCCTAGAAGCCCACCTTCTGATGGTGGTCGGATTTTCCAACTGATCCGTTGA
- the LOC8082181 gene encoding uncharacterized protein LOC8082181, translated as MLLRRPLQTLTLPLLRRHFAAAAAAEALVSPHQAVDPLSPPYDYLPGHPRPDAKHDEVILAVPRASSGRHVAAKERKAGRVPAVVFEQENGQEGGNKRLVSVQSKQIRKLVDHLGRSFFLSRLFRLQVWSEHAGQGELIESVRVLPRKVHLHAGTDEPLNITFMRAPSSALLKIDVPLMFIGEDASPGLRKGAYFNTIKRTVKYLCPADIVPPYIEVDLSELDVGQKLLMRDLKVHPALKLLQSPDQPICNIIGSRAPEQKKGK; from the exons ATGCTCCTCCGGCGACCGCTCCAAACCCTCACTCTCCCCCTCCTCCGCCGCcacttcgccgccgccgccgccgctgaggCGCTCGTGTCCCCACACCAAGCCGTCGACCCGCTCTCCCCGCCGTACGACTACCTCCCGGGCCACCCGCGGCCAGACGCCAAGCACGATGAGGTGATCCTCGCCGTGCCGCGCGCCTCTTCGGGGCGCCACGTGGCCGCCAAGGAGCGCAAGGCCGGGCGGGTCCCCGCCGTCGTCTTCGAGCAGGAGAACGGACAGGAGGGCGGCAACAAGCGCCTCGTCTCCGTTCAGTCAAAGCAGATCCGCAAGCTCGTCGACCACCTCGGTCGCTCTTTCTTCCTCTCCAGGCTGTTCAGGCTGCAGGTGTGGTCAGAACACGCCGGGCAGGGTGAACTCATCGAGAGCGTCCGCGTCCTACCCCGAAAG GTACACCTGCATGCAGGCACTGATGAACCACTGAATATCACATTTATGAGAGCACCTTCTTCTGCGCTTCTCAAAATAGATGTTCCTCTGATGTTCATTGGAGAGGATGCCTCGCCTGGTCTCAGGAAAG GAGCCTACTTCAACACCATAAAACGAACGGTCAAGTATCTGTGTCCCGCTGACATAGTACCACCGTACATTGAAGTGGATCTAAGTGAGTTGGATGTAGGACAGAAATTGTTGATGCGCGATCTGAAAGTTCATCCTGCGTTGAAGCTGCTTCAGTCACCAGATCAGCCCATCTGTAACATTATCGGATCAAGGGCTCCAGAACAGAAGAAGGGAAAATAA
- the LOC8082474 gene encoding protein SYS1 homolog, with protein MFYGAMVWDPWLIVSQIVCLQCLYYLSLGVAMALLVGTRVPRLTLLYLFDFATLTPRTPTGWCAIASFLLAAVAGAGFMLYVIERAKKCLDFAATLYIIHLFICIVYGGWPASITWWVVNITGLAIMALLGEYLCIRRELKEIPISRLRASV; from the exons ATGTTCTATGGGGCCATGGTGTGGGACCCGTGGCTGATCGTGTCGCAGATCGTGTGCCTGCAGTGCCTCTACTACCTGTCGCTGGGCGTCGCCATGGCGCTCCTCGTCGGCACCCGCGTCCCGCGACTCACCCTCCTCTACCTCTTCGACTTCGCCACGCTCACCCCGCGCACCCCCACGGGTTGGTGCGCCATCGCATCAttcctcctcgccgccgtcgcAGG AGCTGGGTTCATGCTTTATGTGATTGAGAGAGCCAAGAAGTGCCTGGACTTTGCAGCAACACTCTACATAATCCATCTCTTCATTTGCATTGTGTATGGTGGATGGCCAGCTTCAATTACATGGTGGGTTGTTAACATCACTGGTTTGGCAATCATGGCTCTCTTGGGTGAATACCTATGCATTCGGCGGGAGTTGAAAGAAATTCCAATATCACGTCTTCGTGCAA GTGTTTAA